Proteins co-encoded in one Scomber scombrus chromosome 14, fScoSco1.1, whole genome shotgun sequence genomic window:
- the ammecr1 gene encoding AMME syndrome candidate gene 1 protein isoform X1 gives MGRKRCVGADCSKMAAGCCGVKKQKLSGSPGSGGPGGVGAGSGVTGTGHCGSELGIGSSATVAAAAAAANASRANGLGGPGGNVSGGGSSSGSSGTNALSPAPAGYTSSGLSPNLSPGPGSGSGGRKMVVSAEMCCFCFDVLYCHLYGYQPPRTPRFTNDPYPLFVTWKIGRDKRLRGCIGTFSAMNLHSGLREYTLTSALKDSRFPPMTRDELPRLFCSVSLLTNFEDVGDYLDWEVGVHGIRIEFFNEKGSKRTATYLPEVAKEQGWDHIQTIDSLLRKGGYKAPITNDFRKTIKLTRSDPGSQMYGCIREVDILPKERERCEILKRLYVGDSFQKITNQNRVGSSGDGLYISQVKINELFNCKSKIS, from the exons ATGGGTCGGAAGCGGTGTGTCGGTGCAGATTGTTCCAAGATGGCGGCCGGGTGCTGCGGGGTGAAGAAGCAGAAACTGTCGGGATCGCCCGGGTCGGGGGGTCCCGGCGGGGTGGGGGCGGGAAGCGGGGTGACAGGAACCGGACATTGTGGATCGGAGTTAGGGATTGGCTCCTCGGCGACTGTTGCAGCAGCGGCAGCGGCGGCCAACGCGAGCAGAGCCAACGGCCTGGGGGGACCCGGGGGTAACGTTAgcggcggcggcagcagcagtggcagtAGCGGGACGAACGCTCTGTCCCCAGCCCCGGCCGGTTACACTTCATCCGGCCTTTCCCCGAATCTCAGCCCGGGACCTGGCTCGGGAAGTGGGGGAAGAAAAATGGTCGTCTCCGCGGAGATGTGCTGCTTCTGTTTCGACGTGCTTTATTGCCATCTGTACGGATACCAACCTCCGAGAACACCCAGGTTTACAAACGATcccta cCCGCTGTTTGTCACATGGAAAATAGGCAGAGACAAGCGGTTGAGGGGTTGTATAGGTACATTTTCTGCCATGAATCTGCACTCAGGACTCAGGGAGTACACCCTTACCAG TGCCCTTAAAGACAGCCGCTTCCCCCCCATGACAAGGGATGAGCTGCCTCGCCTCTTCTGCTCAGTGTCTCTTCTCACCAACTTTGAAGACGTCGGTGATTACCTTGACTGGGAG GTGGGTGTTCACGGTATTAGGATAgagtttttcaatgaaaaaggATCAAAGCGCACCGCCACCTACCTACCAGAGGTTGCAAAGGAGCAAG GTTGGGACCACATTCAAACCATAGATTCCTTATTACGAAAGGGAGGTTACAAAGCTCCCATCACAAATGACTTCAGGAAGACCATTAAGTTAACCAG atcagatccAGGCTCACAGATGTATGGGTGTATtagagaagttgacattttgccTAAAGAACGAGAAAGATGTGAAATCCTGAAACGACTGTATGTAGGAGACAGCTTCCAGAAaataaccaatcagaacagagtgggctcatcaggagatGGGCTTTATATCAGCcaggttaaaataaatgagttatTTAACTGTAAGTCAAAGATATCCTAG
- the ammecr1 gene encoding AMME syndrome candidate gene 1 protein isoform X2: MGRKRCVGADCSKMAAGCCGVKKQKLSGSPGSGGPGGVGAGSGVTGTGHCGSELGIGSSATVAAAAAAANASRANGLGGPGGNVSGGGSSSGSSGTNALSPAPAGYTSSGLSPNLSPGPGSGSGGRKMVVSAEMCCFCFDVLYCHLYGYQPPRTPRFTNDPYPLFVTWKIGRDKRLRGCIGTFSAMNLHSGLREYTLTSALKDSRFPPMTRDELPRLFCSVSLLTNFEDVGDYLDWEVGVHGIRIEFFNEKGSKRTATYLPEVAKEQGWDHIQTIDSLLRKGGYKAPITNDFRKTIKLTRYRSEKMTMGYAEYIAHRQHHHYQNGIGHPLPPYNHYS, from the exons ATGGGTCGGAAGCGGTGTGTCGGTGCAGATTGTTCCAAGATGGCGGCCGGGTGCTGCGGGGTGAAGAAGCAGAAACTGTCGGGATCGCCCGGGTCGGGGGGTCCCGGCGGGGTGGGGGCGGGAAGCGGGGTGACAGGAACCGGACATTGTGGATCGGAGTTAGGGATTGGCTCCTCGGCGACTGTTGCAGCAGCGGCAGCGGCGGCCAACGCGAGCAGAGCCAACGGCCTGGGGGGACCCGGGGGTAACGTTAgcggcggcggcagcagcagtggcagtAGCGGGACGAACGCTCTGTCCCCAGCCCCGGCCGGTTACACTTCATCCGGCCTTTCCCCGAATCTCAGCCCGGGACCTGGCTCGGGAAGTGGGGGAAGAAAAATGGTCGTCTCCGCGGAGATGTGCTGCTTCTGTTTCGACGTGCTTTATTGCCATCTGTACGGATACCAACCTCCGAGAACACCCAGGTTTACAAACGATcccta cCCGCTGTTTGTCACATGGAAAATAGGCAGAGACAAGCGGTTGAGGGGTTGTATAGGTACATTTTCTGCCATGAATCTGCACTCAGGACTCAGGGAGTACACCCTTACCAG TGCCCTTAAAGACAGCCGCTTCCCCCCCATGACAAGGGATGAGCTGCCTCGCCTCTTCTGCTCAGTGTCTCTTCTCACCAACTTTGAAGACGTCGGTGATTACCTTGACTGGGAG GTGGGTGTTCACGGTATTAGGATAgagtttttcaatgaaaaaggATCAAAGCGCACCGCCACCTACCTACCAGAGGTTGCAAAGGAGCAAG GTTGGGACCACATTCAAACCATAGATTCCTTATTACGAAAGGGAGGTTACAAAGCTCCCATCACAAATGACTTCAGGAAGACCATTAAGTTAACCAG GTACCGTAGCGAGAAGATGACAATGGGTTATGCAGAGTACATTGCCCACCGCCAGCACCATCACTACCAGAATGGCATTGGGCACCCTCTACCACCCTACAACCATTATTCCTGA
- the kif4 gene encoding kinesin family member 4, with product MANEDAKVIPVRVALRSRPLVPKEINEGCQCCLNFVPGEPQVIVGAEKAFTYDYVFDPTAEQEEVYSSAVSPLLRGLFKGYHATVLAYGQTGSGKTFSMGGAYTSAQENDPSVGVIPRVIKRIFEEKEKRADCKFGLAVSYLEIYNEDVLDLLCISKDKPAISIREDPKEGIKLVGLTEKKVFSAQEMVGCLELGNSARTVASTAMNAASSRSHAIFTITLEQRRGGDKVDSIVSKLHLVDLAGSERQKKTKAEGDRLKEGISINRGLLSLGNVISALGDESKKNTFVPYRDSKLTRLLQDSLGGNSHTLMIACISPADSNMEETINTLRYADRARKIKNKPIVNLDPRAAEMSRLKQQVQELQVMLLHARGGVAPVLSGPESTEKVTKLLEKNRSLQDENNKLSRELSEAAGQTAFMFEKIIMTEQTNEKLQSKLEQLRHHAACTVDLEKLMETLEDQELKDNIEVMRNLQDIILELKNESAGIAASIDAMAAGEDVPEMSESGGKDAADESPSDNTDAAGKESPEGFTAHHALRQAQLSKELIELNKVLSLKEAFVRNMCQNDSQLEGMQSEHQKNVHSLKSSVDSLQKEKEELILALQSAKKDTNQAKLSEQRRKRLQELEGQLGDMKKKLLEQSKMLKLKETSVQKVSKLVHEIQAMKTQRTQLMRQMRDDSEKFRAWKSKKDREVLQLKEKDRKRQYELLKLERDYQKQANVLRRKTEEAAAANKRLKDALQKRSEVADKRKDIHNRGMEGAAARVKAWLLNEVEVMASTEEARRHLNDLLEDRKVLAQEVNHLKQQIEAGERSTAKIRRRTLIISELESQGAMETPVTKQVENLETEMGLRNAQIADLQQKVLVADSEGRLKQRIDSITSIVDAKCAIKVLMSEMVSTKSASAKLESELKQEKGNAQDLRKMMADERNVMSTMDMEHQQQLVELEQSHQDKVLYLLNQLQNKPICKESDETKKEEESSKEKELLQRLKVQEEELEKLRELNEQNQKLVEQNEQYRQKLSLLHLASTKKILMPTTNKENSPDDSFEYVPPKPKAKRLTTAKAHANMAIEIEELMSPSEDENVEEEDEWRPLKTERGRRNSKKTKATGCACKGRCGNKQCRCRKGKMTCGENCQCDHEKCRNMDNPAPSEDSSQPENVSRDSTSVSPDNSTFFKPPSCTPTKKVLKEIGDMGHATADLKEKSVLSDEEDDDVDEEDKTTVSFLKKKKRILTSFQNSFFSGCTPIREES from the exons ATGGCGAACGAGGATGCAAAGGTGATCCCAGTGCGGGTCGCCTTGCGGTCTCGCCCATTGGTTCCAAAAGAAATCAACGAAGGATGTCAGTGCTGTCTCAATTTTGTGCCTGGGGAGCCACAG GTGATCGTTGGTGCAGAGAAGGCGTTCACCTATGATTATGTATTTGATCCCACTGCTGAGCAAGAAGAAGTCTACAGTTCTGCTGTGTCCCCCTTATTGCGTGGGCTTTTTAAAG GCTACCATGCCACTGTACTCGCATATGGACAGACAGGATCAGGAAAGACCTTTTCCATGGGAGGAGCGTACACATCAGCACAAGAGAATGATCCTTCAGTAGGCGTTATTCCACGAGTCATCAAAAGGATCTttgaggaaaaggaaaagagggcaGACTGTAAATTCGGCCTGGCAGTGTCTTACCTGGAG ATTTATAATGAAGATGTTTTAGATTTGCTGTGCATATCTAAAGATAAACCCGCCATCAGCATTCGGGAAGATCCTAAAGAAGGCATTAAG CTTGTGGGTTTAACTGAGAAGAAGGTGTTCTCTGCCCAAGAGATGGTGGGCTGTCTGGAGCTCGGAAACTCGGCTCGCACCGTTGCCTCCACAGCAATGAACGCCGCCTCATCCCGCTCGCATGCTATCTTCACCATCACACTGGAGCAGCGCAGAGGGGGAGACAA GGTTGACTCCATTGTTTCAAAGTTGCACCTTGTGGATCTGGCCGGTTCAGAGAGGCAAAAGAAAACCAAAGCAGAGGGAGATCGTTTAAAGGAAG GCATCAGCATCAATCGAGGCCTTTTGTCTTTGGGTAATGTGATCAGCGCTTTGGGAGACGAAAGCAAGAAAAATACCTTTGTTCCTTACCGAGACTCCAAGCTGACCCGCCTGCTACAAG ATTCTTTGGGAGGCAACAGCCACACATTGATGATTGCGTGCATCAGCCCTGCGGACTCAAACATGGAGGAGACCATCAACACGCTGCGATACGCTGACAGAGCTCGcaagattaaaaacaaacctATTGTCAACCTCGACCCCAGAGCTGCGGAAATGAGCCGTTTGAAACAACAG GTTCAGGAGCTGCAGGTGATGCTTCTTCACGCCCGCGGAGGTGTTGCCCCGGTGCTCTCTGG GCCCGAGTCAACGGAGAAAGTGACCAAGCTGTTGGAAAAGAACCGTTCTCTGCAGGATGAGAACAATAAACTGAGCAGGGAGCTGAGTGAGGCTGCAGGACAGACCGCCTTCATGTTCGAGAAGATCATTATG ACGgaacaaacaaatgagaaacTCCAGAGCAAACTGGAACAACTGCGGCACCATGCAGC ATGTACAGTGGATCTTGAGAAATTGATGGAGACCCTGGAGGATCAGGAGTTGAAGGATAACATCGAGGTGATGAGGAACCTACAAGACATCATCCTGGAACTCAAG aATGAGAGTGCAGGCATCGCTGCCTCCATTGATGCTATGGCTGCAGGAGAGGATGTACCAGAGATGTCAGAGAGTGGTGGCAAAGATGCAGCAGATGAGTCCCCATCA GATAACACTGACGCTGCTGGTAAGGAATCACCAGAGGGCTTTACAGCCCATCATGCACTGCGACAGGCCCAGCTCTCCAAGGAACTGATTGAGCTCAACAAAGTGTTGAGTCTGAAGGAAGCTTTTGTGAGGAACATGTGTCAGAATGACAGCCAGCTGGAGGGCATGCAGTCAGAGCATCAG AAAAACGTACACAGTCTCAAGTCGTCAGTCGACTCTCtgcagaaggagaaagaggaactGATTTTGGCACTTCAGTCTGCAAAGAAAGACACCAACCAGGCTAA GCTTAGCGAGCAGCGCAGGAAGAGGCTGCAGGAGCTCGAGGGCCAGCTGGgagacatgaagaagaagcTTCTTGAGCAGTCTAAAATGCTGAAACTCAAAGAGACCTCTGTTCAGAAAGTTAGCAAGCTTGTGCATGAAATCCAG GCTATGAAGACTCAGCGTACACAGCTGATGAGACAGATGAGGGACGACTCTGAGAAATTCAGAGCCTGGAAGAGCAAGAAGGACCGAGAGGTGCTGCAGCTCAAAGAAAAG GATCGTAAACGTCAGTATGAGTTGCTGAAACTCGAGCGGGATTACCAGAAACAGGCCAATGTCCTGCGTCGCAAAACTGAGGAG GCTGCAGCTGCAAACAAGCGACTGAAAGATGCTCTTCAGAAGAGAAGTGAGGTAGCAGACAAACGCAAAGATATCCACAACAGAGGAATGGAGGGAGCTGCTGCAAGAGTTAAG GCTTGGCTTCTCAATGAAGTGGAGGTGATGGCGAGCACAGAGGAGGCCCGGCGCCACCTCAACGACCTGCTGGAGGACAGGAAGGTCTTGGCTCAGGAGGTCAACCACCTCAAACAGCAGATAGAGGCAGGGGAGCGATCTACTGCCAAAATCAGG CGCCGGACGCTGATTATCTCTGAACTGGAGAGCCAAGGAGCGATGGAGACTCCTGTGACCAAACAGGTAGAGAACCTGGAGACAGAAATGGGCCTCAG GAATGCTCAGATAGCTGACCTGCAGCAGAAAGTTCTTGTTGCAGACAGCGAGGGACGTCTGAAACAGCGCATAGACAGCATCACAAGTATAGTCGATGCCAAGTGTGCTATTAAGGTGCTGATGTCTGAG ATGGTGTCCACTAAGTCAGCCAGCGCCAAGCTGGAGAGCGAACTCAAACAGGAGAAAGGAAACGCACAAGATTTAAGAAAGATGATGGCTGATGAGAGAAATGTGATGTCAACCATGGACATggagcaccagcagcagctggtGGAGCTGGAGCAGAGCCATCAAGATAAG GTCCTTTACCTCCTGAACCAACTGCAGAACAAACCTATTTGTAAAGAGTCagatgaaacaaagaaagaggaggagagttcAAAGGAGAAAGAGCTGCTGCAGCGCCTCAAAGTTCAG GAAGAAGAGCTTGAAAAGCTGCGAGAACTAAATGAGCAGAACCAGAAACTGGTGGAGCAGAATGAGCAATACAGACAG AAACTGTCACTGCTCCACTTGGCAAGTACAAAGAAAATCCTCATGCCTACGACCAACAAGGAAAACAGTCCAGATGACTCATTTGAGTATGTTCCTCCAAAG CCTAAAGCGAAGCGCTTAACCACAGCTAAAGCACACGCCAACATGGCCATCGAGATTGAAGAGCTGATGTCTCCCAGTGAGGATGAGAatgtggaggaagaggacgagTGGCGTCCCCTGAAAACTGAGCGAGGTCGCAGAAATTCCAAGAAAACAAAAGCTACCGGG tgtgcGTGTAAAGGTCGCTGCGGCAACAAGCAGTGCAGGTGCCGTAAAGGAAAGATGACATGTGGGGAGAACTGCCAGTGTGACCACGAGAAATGTCGAAATATGGACAACCCGGCACCTTCTGAG GATTCGAGTCAACCAGAAAACGTTTCCAGAGACTCCACATCCGTCAGCCCTGACAACAGCACCTTCTTTAAGCCGCCTTCCTGTACACCCACCAAGAAG